CCTCATTTTTCACAGCCTATACTCTTAACCCCGTTGCCAAGAATGCTCAACGTAATGTAGGTGTTCCTGAAGATTTAGATTTGAATACTCAAATTCATTCACcagatttcaaattagaACAATTTGACGATGATAGTTCTGATAGCTatgaattatatttatctGAAGTTGAAGATATGGAACcattaattcatttatcAAGTGATGAACcacaagaaaagaaaaaggaaagatTAGAAAGATTAAAAGATGATCCATATTATCTTGATGATGATGCTGTGGTTAAgactaaaaagaaatccaagagtaaaaaaataaaatcagAAAGTATTTCACCAGATGTTGAAAGTGAAAATGCATCAATTACCAACACTATTGTATCAGAGACCGATACCGATAtgaacaaaaagaagaaacaaacaaagaagaaaaaaacaaataaattgaaaaaggaaaaagttCTTATTTTGGATGAAGAAACTATTGTTGGAGAATCAAATATTACTACACCAATTGAATCAACTCAAATTCAAACTcataaagaaaagaaaaaacctactaaaaagaatacatttaaaattgattcatcaaatttagataattttgatttggtaTCAAATGATTCTGAAACACAATTGCATAACGATAAAgaatatgaaattgatttagaaGCCCTTcgtgaaaaattaaagaaaactaCTGTTGAGCCAAAGATTAAGGATAAGGAAGCAAagtcaaagaaaaaactgaaaaaactgaaaaagaCCTCAGAAGAAGGTAAATCAACGACAACAGAATCCAATGGTGTTGAACcattgaaaccaaaaaaagtaaaaaagaagaaagcaATCATATTAGAATAAAGTTTGAACTACTATCTCATTAAAGCATGCAATAGGTGTATATTATTAAGGCAAAATATAAgttaatataatatataattcTACAAGTAtataatttgttgaaaacaaaaacaaaaaaaaagataatgGCCAGTAATAAGAATACCAAACAAgtgtttatatatatatatagcATTAAGCAAATAAAATGTTGAAatgtttctttgtttgtttaaTCAGAAACAGCAGTAGCTTTTAATGGAGTTTgttcattaattatttcCACATCGGTTTCTGAAGTATCTTCCGATTCAGAAGGATAAAAATCTTCTCTTGGTTTAGATCCCGGTATTTTAGAATtacccaattttttcaaagttttaATCATATCATCTCtaatattattacaagCATTAGTGACATCTTCATGAGTTTCCCAATCAGAAGTTGAAACTGGTGGTAAAACTTCAATATTGATTTCTCCagtattaaatattttccgtttagaattgaaaatcgTTGAAGTATTCGAAACCACCACGGGGATAATTGGAATTCCCGCTTGTCTAGCCAAATGGAAAGCCCCCTTTTTAAATGGTAACATGGTTAAATCCTCAGTAGCTGATCTAGTACCTTCAGggaaaataaataatgcTTTCCcttgatttttcaatccAGTTAAAGCTCCATCTAAAACTTTTTTAGCAGAAGCACTTTTAGATctatccaaaaaaaatgttcCTGATAATGCCATAAACCAACCTAAAAATGGAACATATTTTAAAGATTTTTTACTAGTAACAGTATAACCAGGTTGAAAAACTTTCCCTAAAACATAAATATCTAATGCTGATTGATGATTAGCAACAACTATAGCAGGAAgattttgtaaatatttttcatttttaatattaatttttaatcccaaaaataaactaaCAACATAATAACAAGCTTTAGCAACTGCATATTGAGCATATTCAGCTTTATTAACAATTCTTAATATAATCGATGCTAATACACCATATATGGCACATCCAGCAACAAGGGTTCCATAAAGTCCTGATTTGAGATAAAACTTGAGTTTAGTAAAGAATGATGAAACGGCTGAcataattgttgaaattttattagTACGAGTATGAAGTATGAATATGAGTGGGGGGATAAAATGTCAaatatcttttaatttatgTTTCTTTTGAAGTTGTGTTTATtctaaaaaattatatatatatatgaagGAAAAGTGGgaagttgttgaaaactACTTTAGTTCATATGTGTGTGATGTGTGTGTTGAGTGGGTGGTatgtatttttattatttcaaaaatttatttttccttttctttctttttttccaatGGTGTTATATTTTGAgtttattatattgaatTAGTTTAAAGAAGAGATTAACTAAAAGTAGaatcttttcaaattcttttttttctttcccacccaaatatatttttgttgatgcCGATCGTTCTAcactactaccaccaccaccaacgACTAACGCCTGGCAGCTGTTATCCTCCCACCACCCACAAGGGAGACCAAACAATTTTCCTCCCCATGCTAATTCAAACcctaaaataaaaaaatacccaacaaaattaattaagCTTTCTTGTTTAGTAGATCTTTCTAGATCTGTTTAGAAACACTCGTAAAGACATACAGAAACGTAATCATATCCCCATTTAATAAccacatcatcatcattccTCCCActattgtattttttggttttgtcTATTGTTGTGGATCGTAACTCTACAATCAAAGgaaaaaccaacaaaatataatatgTGTCTTCTCTTTGCTCGCCCtttatttccaatttaggatataatttgatttatctaAAACGCACACACACATAATCAATGCCTACACGTTAACAAGTAACAACTTATCCCAGTCTGGCTAACCTACTACTACACCAAGAATCAAACACTGTgatatattatttatatttctttACTAAATCTAACTAAATCCACACCTTTTGTATGCCCTATTTATTTAGTTATTTAGTTAGTTAATTACATTCAAAAGCAGCAATTACATCTTCTGCAGTTTTGACAGCAGATTGTGGGTTGACACCAGTAACAATTCTACCATCAGTGACGGTGAAATTATCCCATGGACCTTCTGGTTCAATATAAGTAGCACCTTCCTTTTCAGCAACTTGTTTAATGGTCAACAAGTTACCTTTCTTCATAATGTCGGTAACACCTAAAATATCTTCACCAATATCAGTAAACCCAGTGATTTTTTTACCTTTAATTAATGGTTCACCAGTCTTTGGatcattcaaattttcaaaaatggcAGGACCATGACAAACAGCAGAAACAACACCACCTTTATCATAAACAGTAGTGgcaattttttgtaaatctttAGCGTTTGgataatcaaataaagTACCATGACCAGCACTACCGAAAAAGATATCATAATCATTTGGATCAAGATCAGAagcttttttcaaatttttcaaagcaACATTGAATTCAGAATTGACATTATCgaaaatttctttatcttcaCCATTCAAAAAATCTGGGACGACACTATGATCATCCCATCCAAAAGTACCTGTTTCAGAAGCAAGTTGGATTTCATACCCCTTTTTTCTGAATACTTCAAAAGGATGTAAAGCTTCAACAACGAAAACACCAGTCTTTTTACCGTCACTGTAAAAAGTTTCGTTATAAGAAGTAAGAGCGAGTAAAACTTTGACCATTTTGAGTagttattattgattggaAGTTGCTGTAGTAGTGGATATTTGCAATTGCTAAAAAATGTAGAATAAAGATgagagaagaaagaaatccACACCGGGATATTGTCTTGCTTTtatagtaaaaaaaaactagaTTTTGAAACAGGCGAGGAAGGGGTATCGGGGGGGGGGTAGGGGGGCTAAGTTCTCgattgctgttgctgttgcaaTAACCATTATAAGTCGGCAATTCTTACACTATACACCAAGACAATAACAATGTGTGGAATATACTAGAAGCAattgagaaaaaaagaagtaaaAAATCAGCACATCTTTCTCCATTGGGAAAATCTCCGAAAACACAAAACTTCCTGAAGTCTGTTTTTTCCATTGAGGCAAATTATGTTGACGATGAAACAGAAATGAATCCAgtaaaatttataatcaagTTGTTTATTACACAAAGATTGCATGAAGGAGGTTTCCCCCCTCGGAAAaatgttattattttctaGAAAGTTTATACACCAGCAAGATTGACCGTGTATTTGAACTAGAGAAGAGAATGAGGGGATATACACAAGAAAAAGTTTGATTACATACCGAATTTAATTTCTAGTGATCTGTCCAAGTTGtttccaattgtttttttcattttcaacggctttatctttttctcCGAAAATTCTGATAATTAAAAACTTGAAACGGTTGAACTATTTTGTACCATTTCAATTAGTAATCTAGTTTTCTCCgattcatcaacaatataacAACGCTTAAAAATCAACATAGTGTTCAGCTACCAAAAACAGGAAAAAAACCTCTTACCAAAGGTATACTGATATTCACTCGTGTATAAAATTGAACGACCTCTACAACAAATCCTCACCTGTTGTTTCAATACAAATCTAGTATAATACCGCAAAGTGAATTATAATGATATCAATTACTAATCAATATCCAATTGATAGCAAGGCTTGAGAACTAGTAGTGAGCAGTATTGGTCATATTAGAAATCAAGACCAACAATATTGTTGCTTGATTATGTCTTATAGATGATTCTTTGAATTGACTGTCAAATATGAACTTGGGTCACCTCAAGTGTGCCAACCATCTAAATGACTTAATAGCTCCATATATCACCAATAATGGATGCTTTTGCGGGGACACTGTAAACAATTGACAGAACACCATTATCGACAAAACTATTGAATATTGGTCTTGTTTTTTGGCAACATATTATGAT
The sequence above is a segment of the Candida albicans SC5314 chromosome 3, complete sequence genome. Coding sequences within it:
- the SLC1 gene encoding 1-acylglycerol-3-phosphate O-acyltransferase (Putative fatty acyltransferase; protein repressed during the mating process) gives rise to the protein MSAVSSFFTKLKFYLKSGLYGTLVAGCAIYGVLASIILRIVNKAEYAQYAVAKACYYVVSLFLGLKINIKNEKYLQNLPAIVVANHQSALDIYVLGKVFQPGYTVTSKKSLKYVPFLGWFMALSGTFFLDRSKSASAKKVLDGALTGLKNQGKALFIFPEGTRSATEDLTMLPFKKGAFHLARQAGIPIIPVVVSNTSTIFNSKRKIFNTGEINIEVLPPVSTSDWETHEDVTNACNNIRDDMIKTLKKLGNSKIPGSKPREDFYPSESEDTSETDVEIINEQTPLKATAVSD
- the GLX3 gene encoding glutathione-independent methylglyoxalase (Glutathione-independent glyoxalase; binds human immunoglobulin E; alkaline, fluconazole, Hog1 repressed; hypoxia, oxidative stress via Cap1, Hap43 induced; stationary-phase enriched; rat catheter, Spider biofilm induced) codes for the protein MVKVLLALTSYNETFYSDGKKTGVFVVEALHPFEVFRKKGYEIQLASETGTFGWDDHSVVPDFLNGEDKEIFDNVNSEFNVALKNLKKASDLDPNDYDIFFGSAGHGTLFDYPNAKDLQKIATTVYDKGGVVSAVCHGPAIFENLNDPKTGEPLIKGKKITGFTDIGEDILGVTDIMKKGNLLTIKQVAEKEGATYIEPEGPWDNFTVTDGRIVTGVNPQSAVKTAEDVIAAFECN